From one Trifolium pratense cultivar HEN17-A07 linkage group LG1, ARS_RC_1.1, whole genome shotgun sequence genomic stretch:
- the LOC123884749 gene encoding urease accessory protein D, with translation MNNGKEEEEKEKEMCSVVVEKVGGRSSIIRCLSRYPLKFITPNKVGPSKIDAVWVYVLNYGGGIVSGDQISCNFSVGDDCTMALTTQGSTKVYKSVGSKCSQQILEARVGSNALFAIIPDPVTCFSTARYHQKQVFTVSSDSNLVIVDWITSGRHESGEKWDFDLYRSTNNIFLDDGQPLFLDTMLLEKDKFGRVKEHMLDYQVIAMIVLLGPKMQYIQNIVQDNVKRIMYEQLHNPSAASSHQKNKADFFTTKPTFVASCSVFGPKKIGLIVRVASVTTESVYKFLRQQLAPLEPMIGVPPYR, from the exons ATGAATAATGgcaaggaagaagaagaaaaagaaaaggaaatgtGTTCAGTGGTAGTTGAAAAAGTGGGAGGAAGATCATCAATCATAAGATGCTTATCAAGATATCCCCTCAAGTTCATCACACCTAATAAg GTGGGGCCTTCCAAAATTGATGCTGTTTGGGTTTATGTTCTTAATTATGGAGGTGGAATTGTATCT GGTGATCAAATTTCATGCAATTTTTCTGTTGGAGACGATTGCACCATGGCGTTAACTACACAAGGTTCTACTAAG gtCTATAAATCTGTGGGATCTAAGTGTTCTCAACAAATATTAGAG GCTAGAGTAGGAAGCAATGCGCTATTTGCCATCATTCCAGATCCTGTAACATGTTTTTCCACCGCAAGATATCATCAGAAACAAGTCTTCACCGTGTCTTCAGACTCAAATTTGGTCATTGTTGATTGGATTACTAGTGGACGCCATGAAAGTGGagaaaaatgggattttgaTCTGTATAGAAGCACGAATAATATATTCTTGGATGATGGTCAACCTTTGTTTCTGGATACG ATGTTACTAGAGAAAGACAAATTTGGCCGCGTAAAGGAACACATGCTGGACTACCAAGTAATTGCAATGATTGTACTCTTAGG GCCAAAGATGCAGTATATCCAAAATATAGTGCAAGATAATGTGAAAAGAATTATGTATGAGCAATTACACAATCCTTCTGCTGCATCGAGTCACCAAAAAAACAAGGCTGACTTTTTCACGACAAAACCAACCTTCGTGGCCTCTTGCAGTGTCTTTGGTCCTAAG AAAATCGGTCTTATTGTTCGAGTGGCTTCTGTGACAACTGAATCTGTTTACAAGTTTCTTCGACAGCAATTGGCTCCATTGGAGCCAATGATCGGGGTGCCACCGTACAGGTAG
- the LOC123903207 gene encoding L-aminoadipate-semialdehyde dehydrogenase-phosphopantetheinyl transferase-like produces MEEGVRRWVVDISKWNPKPTQFSFALSLLPSQQHSSITRFFKIEDRKRALISQMLQYTLLYDLIKINIPFIIKRTSQNKPFLDLLDYDKLGLTIFPNFNFNVSHHGDYVAIASEPLCLVGIDIVSFDIPPQGETVAEFIRFFSSYFSSLEWDNIINAGTSNHVLIEFYKYWSLKEAYVKAMGSGLIEGLNKVEFSHTNWTNISATMDGEVMALWRFWLIELGERHCVAIARGPPKSADISYKSTLKKVEFTEEEYNIGLHLPNVDFVELSVEQLISILQQSLYCEHIS; encoded by the exons atggAGGAAGGAGTGAGAAGATGGGTAGTAGACATATCAAAATGGAATCCAAAACCCACTCAGTTCTCTTTCGCTCTTTCCCTTCTCCCTTCCCAACAACACTCTTCCATTACCAG gtttttcaaaattgaaGACAGAAAAAGAGCACTTATCAGTCAAATGCTACAATATACCCTTCTATATGATCTCATCAAAATCAATATTCCATTCATAATTAAACGAACTTCACAAAACAAACCTTTTCTGGATTTGTTAGATTATGATAAATTGGGTCTTACAATATTcccaaattttaatttcaatgtaTCTCATCATGGTGATTATGTGGCCATAGCATCTGAACCTTTATGTCTTGTGGGGATAGACATTGTTTCCTTTGATATACCACCTCAAGGAGAAACTGTTGCAGAATTCATTCGCTTTTTTTCATCCTATTTTTCGAGTTTGGAATGGGATAACATTATCAATGCCGGCACTTCTAATCATGTGTTAATTGAATTTTACAA GTATTGGAGCCTAAAAGAAGCATATGTCAAAGCCATGGGGAGTGGACTTATTGAAGGGTTGAACAAAGTGGAGTTTTCTCACACGAATTGGACTAATATATCAGCTACAATGGATGGGGAGGTTATGGCTTTGTGGAGATTTTGGTTGATTGAACTTGGAGAAAGACACTGT GTGGCGATTGCAAGAGGTCCTCCAAAATCAGCTGATATTAGTTACAAATCAACATTGAAAAAAGTAGAGTTTACTGAAGAGGAATATAATATAGGTCTTCATCTTCCAAATGTAGACTTTGTGGAACTAAGTGTAGAACaacttatttcaattttacaGCAATCATTATATTGTGAACACATAAGTTAG